A single genomic interval of Polaribacter vadi harbors:
- a CDS encoding cyclase family protein codes for MKTSYFIILIFFFSFNACDHKSIDSQGSTTSQEKKIIDLSHVYSDETIYWVTAKEFKLDTVFKGQTDKGYYYAANNFSTAEHGGTHIDAPIHFAKKGLTVDEIPLEKLIGPAIKIDVSLKVLDNSDYLISIEDILEWEKKENTKIPNGSIVLLQTGFSKYYPNKVKYLGTDERGEHAVQKLHFPGLSAEAAQWLVDNRQINSIGIDTPSIDYGQSEFFKSHVILLSKNIPAFENLTNLEQLPNIGFKVIALPMKIQGGSGAPLRIVALLNDSQ; via the coding sequence ATGAAAACGTCTTATTTTATCATTCTAATATTCTTTTTCTCATTTAATGCTTGTGATCATAAATCCATAGATTCACAAGGTTCTACTACTTCTCAAGAGAAAAAAATAATTGATTTATCACATGTTTATTCTGATGAAACTATCTATTGGGTAACAGCCAAGGAATTTAAATTAGATACTGTTTTTAAAGGACAAACTGATAAAGGTTATTACTATGCTGCCAATAATTTTAGTACAGCAGAACATGGTGGAACTCATATAGATGCACCCATTCATTTTGCAAAAAAAGGACTAACTGTTGATGAAATACCACTTGAAAAACTAATTGGACCAGCAATAAAAATTGATGTTTCTTTAAAAGTGCTTGATAATTCTGACTACCTAATTAGTATTGAAGATATTTTAGAATGGGAAAAAAAGGAGAACACAAAAATTCCAAATGGAAGTATTGTTTTATTACAAACAGGTTTTTCTAAATACTACCCAAATAAAGTTAAATATTTAGGAACTGATGAACGTGGAGAACATGCAGTTCAAAAACTACATTTTCCTGGATTATCTGCAGAAGCAGCACAATGGTTGGTTGATAATCGTCAAATTAATTCAATTGGAATTGATACTCCAAGTATTGATTATGGTCAATCAGAATTTTTTAAAAGTCACGTTATATTACTCTCAAAAAACATACCTGCTTTTGAAAATTTAACCAATTTAGAGCAGTTACCAAATATTGGTTTTAAAGTAATTGCATTACCAATGAAAATTCAAGGAGGAAGTGGAGCTCCATTAAGAATTGTTGCACTGCTCAATGATTCTCAATAA
- a CDS encoding B12-binding domain-containing radical SAM protein, whose product MSINTLLITPPFTQLNTAYPATAYIKGFLNSKNVKATQMDLSIELFTAVFTKEFIDAIFKQADLLGNKDLPLVYNQREEYINKVDTVMQYLRVQEVTAAYQIVHKDFLPHGHRRIKLNKDLSTEFGKLGILDKAKHIATLFVEELGDFINANVDEFFSFTRYAEQLGRTASSFDQIDEFLEYETTLIEDEMLYILEEQIKQDTYDLVCFTIPFPGNLFSALRCAQFIKKAYPKLKVAFGGGYCNTELRRLSDPRIFDFVDFITLDDGEGPLLKITEFLDHKIGEEQLERTYICKNNDVVYADKQPNTIFHHKNLPAPSYIGLPTAKYLSFLDVMNPMHRMWSDGKWNKLTISHGCYWKQCSFCDVTLDYIGNYQNTTAEDLVNKIEQIISETGVTGFHFVDEAAPPKMLRALANTLIERKVYITWWTNIRFEKTFTPELCALLSKSGCIAVTGGLEVASDRLLAKMKKGVDIAQVARVTKAFSNENIMVHAYLMFGFPTETAQETIDSLEVVRQLFQHNCIQSAFWHQFACTSHSPVGKNPDDFQIKIIGPKFEGFAENDLYHEDPTGAAHHLYSQGLNIALNNYLNYKGFEIPLEDYFDFKVPKKTLKSDLIASSLEV is encoded by the coding sequence ATGTCCATAAACACACTTTTAATAACTCCACCTTTTACGCAGTTAAATACTGCCTATCCTGCAACTGCCTACATTAAAGGTTTTTTAAATTCTAAAAATGTAAAAGCAACGCAAATGGATTTAAGTATCGAGTTGTTTACAGCTGTGTTTACCAAAGAATTTATCGATGCTATTTTTAAACAAGCAGATTTATTAGGCAATAAAGACTTGCCTTTGGTGTACAATCAGCGAGAAGAATACATTAATAAAGTAGATACTGTGATGCAATATTTGCGTGTGCAAGAAGTAACAGCTGCGTATCAAATTGTGCACAAAGATTTTTTACCTCATGGACATAGACGTATCAAATTAAACAAAGATTTATCAACCGAATTTGGCAAATTAGGCATTTTAGACAAAGCCAAACACATTGCAACTTTGTTTGTAGAAGAATTGGGCGATTTTATAAATGCCAATGTAGATGAGTTTTTCTCCTTTACAAGATATGCAGAACAATTAGGCAGAACAGCCTCTAGTTTCGATCAAATTGATGAGTTTCTTGAATACGAAACCACTTTGATTGAGGATGAAATGTTGTACATTTTAGAGGAGCAAATTAAACAAGATACATATGATTTGGTTTGTTTTACCATTCCTTTTCCTGGTAATTTATTTTCGGCCTTAAGATGTGCGCAATTTATAAAAAAAGCATATCCAAAACTTAAAGTTGCTTTTGGTGGTGGCTATTGCAACACAGAATTACGACGTTTGTCAGATCCCAGAATTTTTGATTTTGTTGATTTTATTACGTTGGATGATGGAGAAGGTCCTTTATTAAAAATCACCGAATTTTTGGACCACAAAATAGGTGAGGAGCAACTAGAAAGAACCTATATCTGTAAAAATAATGATGTTGTATATGCTGATAAACAACCCAATACAATTTTTCATCATAAAAATTTACCAGCACCAAGTTACATTGGCTTGCCAACTGCAAAATATTTGTCGTTTTTAGATGTGATGAATCCTATGCACAGAATGTGGTCTGATGGAAAATGGAATAAACTAACCATTTCTCATGGTTGTTACTGGAAACAATGTTCTTTTTGTGATGTAACTTTAGATTATATTGGCAATTACCAAAATACCACAGCTGAAGATTTGGTGAATAAAATTGAGCAAATAATTTCTGAAACTGGTGTTACAGGTTTTCATTTTGTGGATGAAGCTGCACCTCCAAAAATGTTGCGAGCGTTAGCAAACACTTTAATTGAACGCAAAGTGTATATTACTTGGTGGACGAACATTCGTTTTGAAAAAACATTTACGCCAGAATTGTGTGCCTTATTATCAAAATCTGGCTGTATTGCTGTTACTGGTGGTTTGGAAGTGGCTTCTGACAGGTTGTTAGCAAAAATGAAAAAAGGCGTTGATATTGCACAAGTTGCCAGAGTTACCAAAGCTTTTTCGAACGAAAATATTATGGTGCATGCCTATTTAATGTTTGGTTTTCCAACTGAAACAGCACAAGAAACGATTGATTCTTTAGAAGTTGTGCGTCAGTTATTTCAGCACAATTGCATTCAGTCTGCTTTTTGGCATCAATTTGCATGTACAAGTCACAGTCCAGTTGGTAAAAACCCAGATGATTTTCAAATAAAAATCATTGGTCCAAAATTTGAAGGTTTTGCAGAAAACGATTTGTATCATGAAGATCCAACAGGAGCAGCCCATCATTTGTATAGCCAAGGATTGAATATTGCTTTAAATAATTACTTGAATTACAAAGGTTTTGAAATTCCTTTAGAAGATTATTTCGATTTTAAAGTTCCTAAAAAAACGTTGAAATCTGATTTAATAGCAAGTTCTTTGGAGGTTTAA
- a CDS encoding VOC family protein: protein MKEKQEYPKSFSHIGITVPNIKEAVKFYSEVMGWYIIMEPSTVKKETETAIGQMCIDVFGEDWTEFEIAHLATSDGIGVELFSFPNGIKEAPAFNPFNTGLFHFCIQDPNIEELIEKIVAYGGKQRMPIREYYPKDKPFKMCYVEDPFGIVFEIYTHSYELTYSSGAYSK from the coding sequence ATGAAAGAAAAGCAAGAGTATCCTAAATCATTTTCACATATAGGAATTACAGTTCCCAACATCAAAGAAGCCGTAAAATTCTATTCAGAAGTGATGGGTTGGTATATTATTATGGAACCTTCTACTGTTAAAAAAGAAACAGAAACTGCCATTGGACAAATGTGTATTGACGTTTTTGGAGAAGATTGGACTGAATTTGAAATTGCACATTTGGCAACTTCAGATGGCATTGGAGTCGAATTATTTTCATTTCCAAATGGAATCAAAGAAGCTCCAGCATTCAATCCTTTTAATACAGGTCTTTTTCATTTTTGTATTCAAGATCCAAATATCGAAGAATTGATTGAAAAAATTGTTGCTTATGGTGGAAAACAAAGAATGCCTATTAGAGAATATTATCCAAAAGATAAACCTTTTAAAATGTGTTATGTAGAAGATCCTTTTGGAATTGTTTTTGAAATTTACACCCATAGTTATGAGTTAACGTATTCTTCAGGAGCGTATTCAAAATAA
- a CDS encoding winged helix-turn-helix transcriptional regulator, translating to MNLIGTKWKPLILFHLLEGSLRSGVLQKKIAGISNKMFTQSIRELEKDGLVIREIFPVVPPKVEYSLSKRGKSLENILRSLDTWGFKDAQD from the coding sequence ATGAATTTAATAGGGACAAAATGGAAACCGTTAATTTTATTTCATCTTTTAGAAGGTTCTTTGCGTTCAGGAGTTTTACAAAAGAAAATTGCTGGAATTTCAAATAAAATGTTTACGCAAAGCATTAGAGAACTAGAAAAAGATGGACTTGTTATAAGAGAAATTTTTCCTGTTGTACCTCCAAAAGTGGAGTATTCTTTAAGTAAAAGAGGAAAATCACTAGAAAATATTTTGAGAAGTTTAGATACTTGGGGTTTTAAGGATGCTCAAGATTGA
- a CDS encoding DUF3037 domain-containing protein produces MQDKVTFEYAVIRLVPKVEREEFFNIGVILFSKRKKYLDIKFHINPEKLKVMAPELALDSLNEYLNAWKIICDGKKSAGKIGELEISDRFRWLAACRSTIIQSSKTHSGLCENPEKELEAIFEEFVL; encoded by the coding sequence ATGCAAGATAAAGTCACCTTTGAATACGCTGTTATTAGATTGGTTCCAAAAGTTGAGCGTGAAGAATTCTTTAATATTGGCGTTATTTTATTCTCAAAGAGAAAGAAATATTTGGACATCAAATTTCACATCAATCCTGAAAAATTAAAAGTGATGGCTCCAGAATTAGCATTGGACTCTTTAAATGAATATTTAAACGCTTGGAAAATCATCTGTGATGGAAAAAAATCCGCAGGAAAAATTGGCGAATTAGAAATTTCTGACAGATTTAGATGGTTGGCAGCTTGTAGAAGCACCATTATTCAGAGTTCTAAAACACATTCTGGTTTGTGTGAAAATCCTGAAAAAGAATTGGAAGCAATTTTTGAGGAGTTTGTGTTGTAA
- a CDS encoding HipA family kinase, which produces MKKIDIRTVNVTQYLQPLREGGSLPAIVKADDGFLYVLKFRGAGQGKKALISEFIGGELARAMGLKVPELVFMNLDDSFSKTEPDEEIQDLLKFSVGLNLGLHYLSSAITYDPLVSKVDAFTASKVVILDSLISNIDRTAKNTNLLNWKDELWVIDNGASFYFHHNWQTWENHLTRTFPLIKDHVLLAKATVLEEASSAVKKLITKDVIAEIISKIPEDWLINEGDFLNPTEIRAAYNTFLNAKLAMIDELVKEAENAR; this is translated from the coding sequence ATGAAAAAAATTGATATTAGAACCGTAAATGTTACGCAATATTTACAACCTTTAAGAGAAGGTGGTTCTTTGCCAGCAATCGTAAAAGCAGATGATGGCTTTTTATATGTACTAAAATTTAGAGGTGCAGGTCAAGGGAAAAAAGCCTTAATTTCCGAATTTATTGGTGGTGAATTGGCAAGAGCCATGGGTTTAAAAGTGCCTGAATTGGTTTTTATGAATTTAGATGACTCCTTCAGCAAAACAGAACCAGATGAAGAAATTCAAGATTTGCTAAAATTTAGTGTAGGTTTAAATTTGGGTTTGCATTATTTATCGAGCGCAATTACGTACGATCCTTTGGTTTCTAAAGTAGATGCATTCACAGCTTCTAAAGTAGTTATTTTAGATAGTTTAATCAGCAATATAGACAGAACAGCCAAAAACACCAACCTTTTAAATTGGAAAGATGAATTGTGGGTGATTGACAATGGTGCAAGTTTCTACTTTCATCACAATTGGCAAACTTGGGAAAATCATTTAACAAGAACTTTTCCGTTGATAAAAGATCATGTTTTATTAGCAAAAGCAACTGTTTTAGAGGAAGCTTCATCAGCAGTTAAAAAATTAATCACTAAAGATGTTATTGCTGAAATAATTAGTAAAATTCCAGAAGATTGGTTAATAAATGAAGGTGATTTTTTGAATCCAACAGAAATAAGAGCAGCCTACAATACTTTTTTAAATGCAAAATTGGCAATGATTGATGAACTTGTAAAAGAAGCCGAAAATGCAAGATAA
- a CDS encoding helix-turn-helix domain-containing protein, with the protein MINSLEFTTRIKKVMDHHELTASLFADKIGVQRSSISHILSGRNKPSLDFILKITTEFEDVDLQWLINGIGFFPKNSAQKEDAPTPSLFATNANDGKKIQRIVVFYNDGTFDEYLK; encoded by the coding sequence ATGATAAACAGCTTAGAATTTACAACTCGAATAAAAAAAGTGATGGATCATCATGAATTAACAGCATCTTTATTTGCGGATAAAATTGGTGTTCAACGTTCAAGTATTTCTCATATTTTGTCTGGTAGAAACAAACCAAGTCTCGATTTTATTTTGAAAATAACAACCGAATTTGAGGATGTAGATTTACAATGGTTGATTAATGGAATCGGTTTTTTTCCTAAAAATTCAGCTCAAAAAGAGGATGCTCCTACTCCATCTTTATTTGCAACAAATGCTAATGATGGAAAAAAAATTCAACGAATTGTCGTTTTTTATAATGATGGTACTTTTGATGAATATTTGAAGTAA
- a CDS encoding M14 family zinc carboxypeptidase, whose protein sequence is MHILSTTFLKNIFEEQKESSLFGKWITFKNIENLFQKHQAVFEIKQLGFSEQERPIYTLKIGSGKKRILLWSQMHGNESTATRALFDLFNCFSNTTSVELETILKECTLVFIPMLNPDGAQVYTRVNGNNIDLNRDAVDRVAKESKLLRGILEEFNPQFCFNLHDQRTIFGVEGTKNPATISFLAPSEEETRAITEGRKQTMNVIVAMNKMLQNIIPHFVGRYTDEFYPTATGDNFQKLGYNTILIESGHYPEDYQREKSREFTFYSIIQGIYHIATADSFIDYEDYFNIPNNDKIFYDVIHRFSKGKKDEAYQYKDEVIENKLVSKLEKIAENTLQNEIGHNEIVFEANIY, encoded by the coding sequence GTGCATATTTTATCGACTACTTTTTTAAAGAATATTTTCGAAGAACAAAAAGAAAGTTCCCTTTTTGGGAAGTGGATTACTTTTAAAAATATTGAAAATTTGTTCCAAAAACATCAAGCTGTTTTTGAGATTAAACAACTTGGTTTTTCGGAACAAGAAAGACCTATTTATACCTTAAAAATTGGTTCGGGTAAAAAACGAATTTTACTTTGGAGCCAGATGCATGGAAACGAAAGTACAGCAACAAGAGCGTTATTCGATTTATTTAATTGTTTCTCCAATACAACATCTGTAGAACTAGAAACTATTTTAAAAGAATGTACACTTGTTTTTATTCCGATGTTAAATCCTGATGGAGCACAAGTCTATACCAGAGTAAATGGAAATAATATCGATTTGAATAGAGATGCTGTTGATAGAGTTGCGAAAGAAAGCAAGTTATTAAGAGGAATTTTAGAGGAATTCAATCCTCAATTTTGTTTCAATTTACACGATCAAAGAACTATTTTTGGAGTAGAAGGCACTAAAAACCCTGCAACAATCTCTTTTTTAGCACCTTCAGAAGAAGAAACGAGAGCCATTACAGAGGGTAGAAAGCAAACCATGAATGTGATTGTTGCTATGAATAAAATGTTGCAAAATATAATTCCACATTTTGTTGGTAGGTATACAGATGAATTTTACCCAACAGCTACTGGCGATAATTTTCAAAAATTGGGCTACAATACAATTTTAATAGAATCTGGTCATTATCCAGAGGATTATCAACGAGAAAAATCTAGAGAATTTACTTTTTATTCCATTATACAAGGAATTTATCATATTGCTACTGCAGATTCTTTTATAGATTATGAGGATTATTTTAACATTCCTAACAACGATAAAATTTTCTATGATGTAATTCATCGTTTTTCTAAAGGTAAAAAGGATGAAGCGTATCAATATAAAGATGAAGTTATTGAAAATAAATTAGTTTCAAAATTAGAGAAAATAGCCGAAAACACCCTACAAAACGAAATTGGACATAACGAAATCGTTTTCGAAGCGAATATTTATTAA
- a CDS encoding Lrp/AsnC family transcriptional regulator: MKKFILDEIDHQILDILIENARTPFTDIAKQLLVSAGTIHVRVKKMEDEGIIQGSTLTLNYEKMGYSFIAHVGIYLEKTSMTQNVIENLRKIPNVTVAYVTAGKYNIFCKVRAKGTNDAKDIIYAIDDVPGVNRTETMIALEETINDKKRMMHAIFADL; encoded by the coding sequence ATGAAAAAATTCATTCTAGACGAAATAGATCATCAGATTTTAGATATCTTAATAGAAAATGCAAGAACACCATTTACAGACATTGCTAAACAATTATTGGTTTCTGCTGGAACTATTCATGTTCGTGTAAAAAAGATGGAAGATGAAGGAATTATACAAGGTTCTACATTAACATTAAACTACGAAAAAATGGGGTATTCGTTTATAGCTCATGTAGGTATATACTTAGAAAAAACATCGATGACACAAAATGTTATTGAAAATTTAAGAAAAATACCAAACGTAACTGTTGCGTATGTAACTGCAGGAAAATATAATATATTCTGTAAAGTTAGAGCAAAAGGAACCAATGATGCCAAAGATATTATTTATGCAATAGATGATGTACCTGGTGTTAACAGAACAGAAACTATGATTGCATTAGAAGAAACGATTAATGATAAGAAGAGAATGATGCACGCAATTTTTGCAGATCTTTAA
- a CDS encoding PRC-barrel domain-containing protein: protein MNTNKENKTLFYLEELGDYKVADDQKDVRGWKVKDIDNRVIGEVNSLLVNKNTERVVYLDVELDEAILNVNHEPFSAKAKDGIHEFVNEDGENHVIIPIGLANLDLDNKVVSTTSINSDTFSKTKRFKKDSPIYRDYETLILRTYTRPEDVVNYPEDDLFYEQNEFNS from the coding sequence ATGAATACGAATAAAGAAAACAAAACCTTATTTTATTTAGAAGAATTAGGTGATTATAAAGTTGCGGATGATCAAAAAGACGTTCGTGGTTGGAAAGTGAAAGATATCGATAATAGAGTTATAGGTGAAGTAAATAGCCTTTTGGTAAATAAAAATACTGAACGAGTTGTCTATTTAGATGTAGAACTAGATGAAGCTATTTTAAATGTAAATCATGAACCTTTTAGTGCAAAAGCAAAAGATGGCATTCACGAATTTGTAAACGAAGATGGTGAAAATCACGTGATAATTCCAATTGGTTTGGCAAATTTAGATTTGGATAATAAAGTTGTTTCGACAACAAGTATCAATAGCGATACGTTTTCTAAAACAAAAAGATTTAAAAAGGATTCGCCAATTTACAGAGATTATGAAACTCTTATATTAAGGACGTACACAAGACCTGAAGATGTTGTAAATTATCCTGAAGATGATTTATTTTACGAACAAAATGAGTTTAACTCTTAG
- a CDS encoding alpha-ketoacid dehydrogenase subunit alpha/beta gives MTSNIVYHKSSTSNKQALFLYKSMLKSRLIEEKMLILLRQGKISKWFSGIGQEAIAVGVTTALQKDEYILPMHRNLGVFTTREIPLYRLFSQWQGKMNGFTKGRDRSFHFGTQEYHIIGMISHLGPQLGIADGIALANKLKKNNKVCAVFTGEGGTSEGDFHEALNVAAVWNLPVLFCVENNGYGLSTPTSEQFNCTNIADKGIGYGMESHMIDGNNILEVYTKVDELAKSVRENPRPILLEFKTFRMRGHEEASGSKYVPEDLMKEWAEKDPLENFEHYLKEKAILSEEIEQQYKKEIIAEINEHLQRAFDEEKIIPNLETELKDVYKPFKYQETKPSLTKKHIRFVDAIADGLHLSMDKFDDLVIMGQDVAEYGGVFKITDGFVEKFGKERVRNTPICESAIVAAGYGLSINGMKAVVEMQFADFVSSGFNPIVNLLAKSHYRWSENANVVVRMPCGAGVGAGPFHSQTNEAWFTKTPGLKVVYPAFPQDAKGLLASAIEDPNPVLFFEHKGLYRSVYQEVSEGYFTTEIGKAAVLKEGKDLTIISYGAAVHWVLEALENLSEIAVDVIDLRTLQPLDLETIFASAKKTGKILIVQEDSMFGGIASDLSALITENCFEYLDAPVKRVASLETPIPFQSDLEQQYLGKSKLTKAILDLYNY, from the coding sequence ATGACATCAAATATTGTTTATCATAAATCGTCAACTTCAAATAAACAGGCTTTATTTTTATACAAATCGATGCTAAAATCGAGATTGATAGAAGAAAAAATGTTGATTCTTTTGCGTCAGGGAAAAATATCTAAATGGTTTTCTGGAATTGGACAAGAAGCTATTGCTGTAGGAGTTACAACTGCTCTTCAAAAAGACGAATACATTTTACCAATGCATAGAAATTTAGGGGTTTTTACCACAAGAGAAATTCCTTTATATAGATTATTTTCTCAATGGCAAGGAAAAATGAACGGTTTTACAAAAGGGAGAGATCGTAGTTTCCATTTTGGAACACAAGAATATCATATTATTGGAATGATTTCTCATTTAGGACCACAATTAGGAATCGCAGACGGAATTGCTTTAGCCAACAAATTAAAGAAAAATAACAAAGTTTGCGCTGTTTTTACTGGTGAAGGAGGCACAAGCGAAGGTGATTTTCATGAAGCTTTAAATGTAGCTGCTGTTTGGAATTTACCTGTGTTATTTTGTGTAGAAAATAATGGGTATGGTTTGTCTACACCAACTTCAGAGCAATTTAACTGTACAAATATTGCTGATAAAGGAATAGGTTATGGAATGGAGAGCCATATGATAGATGGTAATAATATTCTAGAAGTGTACACCAAAGTTGATGAATTAGCAAAAAGTGTTCGAGAAAATCCAAGACCCATTTTATTAGAATTCAAAACTTTTAGAATGCGTGGCCATGAAGAAGCCAGTGGATCTAAATATGTTCCTGAAGATTTGATGAAAGAATGGGCTGAAAAAGATCCTTTAGAAAATTTTGAACACTATTTAAAAGAGAAGGCTATTTTATCTGAAGAAATTGAACAGCAATATAAAAAAGAAATCATTGCAGAAATAAATGAACATTTACAAAGGGCTTTTGATGAGGAAAAAATAATTCCCAATTTAGAAACGGAACTAAAGGACGTTTATAAACCTTTTAAATATCAAGAAACAAAGCCTTCATTAACCAAAAAACATATTCGTTTTGTAGATGCTATTGCTGATGGATTACACCTTTCTATGGATAAGTTCGATGATTTGGTAATTATGGGACAAGATGTTGCTGAATATGGAGGTGTTTTTAAAATTACTGATGGTTTTGTAGAGAAGTTTGGCAAAGAACGTGTTAGAAATACTCCCATTTGTGAATCTGCCATTGTTGCTGCTGGTTATGGTTTGTCCATAAATGGAATGAAAGCTGTGGTAGAAATGCAGTTTGCCGATTTTGTTTCTTCTGGTTTTAATCCGATTGTAAACTTATTAGCAAAATCTCATTATAGATGGAGCGAAAATGCCAATGTTGTTGTGAGAATGCCTTGTGGAGCAGGAGTTGGTGCTGGACCTTTTCATAGTCAAACCAATGAAGCTTGGTTTACAAAAACACCAGGTTTAAAGGTGGTATATCCTGCATTTCCTCAAGATGCAAAAGGCTTGTTGGCAAGTGCTATTGAAGATCCAAATCCTGTCTTATTTTTTGAACATAAAGGCCTGTATAGATCTGTTTATCAGGAAGTTTCTGAAGGTTATTTTACGACAGAAATAGGAAAAGCAGCTGTATTAAAGGAAGGAAAAGACCTGACAATCATAAGTTATGGAGCAGCCGTTCATTGGGTTTTAGAGGCCTTGGAAAATCTATCAGAAATTGCTGTTGATGTAATTGATTTAAGAACGTTACAACCTTTGGATTTAGAAACTATTTTTGCATCTGCTAAAAAAACAGGAAAAATATTAATTGTGCAAGAGGATTCTATGTTTGGTGGAATTGCTAGTGACTTATCAGCATTAATTACAGAAAATTGTTTTGAATATTTAGATGCGCCTGTAAAAAGAGTGGCGAGTTTAGAAACACCAATTCCTTTTCAATCGGATTTAGAACAACAATATTTAGGGAAATCAAAATTAACAAAAGCTATTTTAGATTTATATAATTATTGA
- a CDS encoding NADP-dependent oxidoreductase, which translates to MNNKQIIFKKRPVGTPDATTWQLETNPIPELEEGEILVEHHYISLDPAMRGWMNDSKSYIPPVQIDDVMRAGSIGKVIQNNGNPKFEIGDVVTSWGGVQQYAITNGDGWYKVDTRLAPMPTYIGTLGMPGMTAYFGILEVAKAKEGDIVLVSGAAGAVGSIVGQIAKIKGCTVIGIAGGKEKCDYLINELGFDEAIDYKSENIYSALKAKCPQGIDIYFDNVGGKILDAALSKLRMHARVVICGAISQYNNKAKVNGPSNYLSLLVTRSTMQGMVVMDYTKDFGVAAKQMGTWMQEGKLKSREDIYVGIENFHETYNRLFSGDKNGKLVLKVIEE; encoded by the coding sequence ATGAATAACAAACAAATTATATTTAAAAAACGACCAGTAGGAACTCCAGATGCAACTACTTGGCAATTAGAAACAAACCCAATTCCTGAATTAGAAGAAGGAGAAATCTTAGTGGAGCATCATTATATTTCTTTAGATCCTGCAATGCGTGGTTGGATGAACGATTCCAAATCTTACATTCCTCCAGTTCAAATAGATGATGTGATGAGAGCTGGTTCTATTGGAAAAGTGATTCAAAATAATGGCAATCCAAAATTTGAAATCGGAGATGTGGTTACAAGTTGGGGTGGAGTGCAACAATACGCCATTACAAATGGTGATGGCTGGTACAAAGTAGATACGCGTTTAGCGCCAATGCCAACCTATATTGGTACTTTGGGAATGCCTGGAATGACAGCCTATTTTGGAATTTTAGAAGTTGCAAAAGCAAAAGAAGGTGATATCGTTTTAGTTTCTGGAGCTGCAGGTGCAGTTGGGAGTATTGTAGGACAAATCGCAAAAATTAAAGGATGTACAGTGATTGGTATTGCTGGTGGAAAAGAGAAATGTGATTATTTGATAAACGAATTAGGTTTTGATGAGGCCATTGATTATAAATCTGAAAATATTTATTCGGCTTTAAAAGCAAAATGCCCACAAGGAATTGATATTTATTTTGATAATGTTGGTGGAAAAATCTTAGATGCAGCTTTGAGTAAATTAAGAATGCATGCTAGAGTCGTAATTTGTGGAGCCATTTCTCAATATAACAACAAAGCTAAAGTTAATGGACCAAGTAATTATTTATCACTTTTAGTTACAAGATCTACCATGCAAGGAATGGTTGTAATGGATTATACCAAAGATTTTGGAGTTGCTGCAAAACAAATGGGAACTTGGATGCAAGAAGGAAAACTAAAATCGAGAGAAGATATTTATGTGGGCATTGAAAACTTTCATGAAACGTATAACCGATTATTTTCTGGTGATAAAAATGGAAAATTAGTTTTAAAAGTTATAGAGGAATAG
- a CDS encoding CPXCG motif-containing cysteine-rich protein: MEQEHFFQCPYCWEDISMILDSSIRQQTYIEDCEVCCNPIEISPRFENGELIGFESQSIEQ, translated from the coding sequence GTGGAGCAAGAACATTTTTTTCAATGTCCTTATTGTTGGGAAGATATATCCATGATTTTAGATAGCAGTATAAGGCAGCAAACTTATATTGAAGACTGTGAAGTTTGCTGCAATCCTATAGAAATATCACCAAGATTTGAAAATGGCGAATTAATAGGTTTTGAATCTCAATCTATAGAACAATAA